Proteins from a single region of Rhinatrema bivittatum chromosome 13, aRhiBiv1.1, whole genome shotgun sequence:
- the LOC115074984 gene encoding membrane protein FAM174B-like: protein MGARGWKMPALLLALALLLARESLALPAVAAIGSTGQEESPELAPGAANATEAAAGADLRNATLVTYISGILRDLPALRSTVIAVCSVTALLILCLVIRICRSGKKIRKTRKYDIITTPAERVEMAPLNEENDDDEDATVFDVKYRYR from the exons ATGGGAGCCCGTGGCTGGAAGATGCCCGCTCTGCTGCTGGCCCTGGCGCTGCTCCTCGCCCGGGAGAGCCTGGCTCTGCCTGCGGTGGCGGCGATCGGGAGCACCGGGCAGGAGGAGAGCCCCGAGCTCGCCCCGGGGGCTGCGAACGCCACGGAGGCGGCGGCGGGCGCCGACCTGCGGAACGCCACCCTGGTGACCTACATATCCGGCATCCTGCGCGACCTGCCCGCCCTCAGAAGCACCGTGATCGCGGTGTGCAGCGTCACCGCCCTCCTCATCCTCTGCCTGGTGATCCGCATCTGcag gtCTGGAAAAAAGATCAGAAAAACCCGAAAGTATGACATCATCACGACACCCGCTGAGAGAGTGGAAATGGCGCCGCTGAACGAAGAGAACGACGATGATGAAGATGCGACGGTGTTTGATGTGAAGTACAGGTACAG